Proteins encoded within one genomic window of Rubripirellula tenax:
- a CDS encoding protein kinase domain-containing protein: MENFTAQNSPCDSDRIDRYLSGECDRGESGEFERHLDECDECRQIIERRAAEESFWRSVSENLDTRRDIGSHALMLDGSASPSVSQSMDDSVNQRYLEQWLEPATNDDTVPANGSDVLGRLGKYWVTGIVGVGGMGLVLRGYDPLAQRSIAVKTLRQHLIVNPESSQRFLREAKNAASIRHPGVIPIYDVGTWRDVPFLVMPLIEEGSLRTYAIEREFSVEDITGVARQIAAALAAAHDKQLVHRDLKPSNILLLGGIEQVVLADFGLARAMDDESLTVSGTLAGTPEFMSPEQARGDAVDGRSDLFSLGSLVHWMATGRTPFAAESSFAVLSKIVHDDHAPIRNVRPELPPWIDRLATRLLEKDRERRPENAGIVLRWIEQAADHDRDPQRHRLPNALSTATEPRFLRGKAMVGTTMGIIALLLCGAIGAWMMPRHSIMDGSEPTEFKPTVVSAAPLDDLDRVNLIADLRDGKRVPQWLHRLVPLPASEIPSEAIEVIAALVSGDRSASLSPSAMDAANEILNKNPFEETVELEGR; encoded by the coding sequence ATGGAAAATTTTACCGCCCAAAACTCTCCGTGCGACTCCGATCGCATCGACCGGTATTTGTCCGGCGAGTGTGACCGAGGGGAATCCGGAGAATTCGAACGCCATTTGGACGAATGCGATGAATGCCGACAAATCATTGAACGTCGCGCGGCGGAGGAATCGTTTTGGCGATCGGTGTCCGAGAATTTGGACACGCGTCGTGATATCGGCTCGCACGCGTTGATGTTGGATGGTTCAGCATCGCCGTCGGTTTCACAATCGATGGATGATTCCGTGAACCAACGGTACCTGGAACAATGGCTCGAACCGGCGACGAACGACGATACAGTACCGGCGAATGGAAGTGATGTCCTCGGGCGATTGGGCAAATACTGGGTCACGGGCATCGTGGGCGTCGGTGGAATGGGATTGGTGCTCCGAGGCTACGATCCGCTGGCGCAACGCAGTATCGCCGTCAAAACGCTTCGCCAGCATTTGATCGTCAACCCCGAATCATCGCAACGATTTTTGCGAGAGGCGAAGAACGCGGCGTCGATTCGCCACCCGGGTGTGATTCCCATTTATGACGTCGGTACTTGGCGCGACGTGCCGTTCCTGGTCATGCCGTTGATCGAAGAAGGGTCGCTAAGGACGTATGCGATCGAGCGAGAATTTTCTGTGGAAGACATCACCGGCGTCGCGCGCCAGATCGCTGCCGCGCTAGCCGCCGCGCACGATAAACAATTGGTTCACCGTGACCTGAAGCCGTCAAATATTCTGTTGCTCGGCGGAATCGAACAAGTCGTTTTGGCCGATTTTGGTTTGGCTCGCGCGATGGATGACGAATCGTTGACCGTATCGGGAACGTTGGCGGGCACGCCGGAATTCATGTCGCCTGAACAAGCTCGCGGTGACGCGGTCGACGGACGCAGCGATTTGTTCAGCCTTGGCAGTTTGGTCCATTGGATGGCCACCGGTCGAACTCCCTTTGCGGCCGAGTCTTCGTTCGCGGTCCTGTCTAAGATCGTTCACGACGACCACGCGCCGATCCGAAACGTTCGTCCTGAGTTGCCGCCTTGGATCGATCGCTTGGCGACACGGTTGTTGGAAAAAGATCGTGAGCGTCGACCCGAAAACGCCGGCATCGTTCTGCGATGGATCGAACAGGCGGCCGACCATGATCGCGACCCACAGCGGCACCGACTGCCCAACGCATTGTCGACGGCGACGGAGCCACGCTTCCTGCGCGGGAAAGCGATGGTGGGCACAACGATGGGGATCATTGCACTGTTGCTTTGCGGAGCGATCGGTGCTTGGATGATGCCTCGTCATTCGATCATGGACGGTAGCGAACCCACGGAATTCAAACCCACCGTCGTTTCCGCGGCCCCGCTAGATGACTTGGATCGAGTCAACTTGATTGCCGATTTACGCGATGGCAAGCGGGTGCCACAGTGGTTGCACCGACTGGTGCCGTTGCCGGCCAGCGAAATTCCTAGTGAAGCGATCGAGGTGATCGCTGCGTTGGTATCCGGCGATCGTTCCGCATCGCTGTCTCCGAGTGCAATGGATGCGGCCAACGAAATTTTAAACAAAAATCCCTTCGAAGAAACCGTCGAATTGGAAGGCCGATGA
- a CDS encoding SHD1 domain-containing protein, with amino-acid sequence MKTLLLCLSMMLFGCVTTSPPVMSQEASLRSWTDITGRFKINGRLIEVRDGDVFLQDSAGKTIKIAVSRLSVDDQKYLEAGDNPFQMVDDGEAVDSPTDKRAESGSSLGTWSSIRKTRWDRARDIVTLAATRWNPPVIDADLSYIPVRAPLTKKASFHEKSHPIVVNVAIGRAVIGYTTTFAVPKPQTRLSLIDLKTGRSVHSDTVEADMRPIALLDDGTSIVMAGNANARGEFEKKDSMEVWQLANKQLKRSGSWTPYPDDDTSYSRKADGEIKSGGTIDADLIYTVTTKGHVAVWRIETQSPVWHGRLHSQFFDIALSTDRKLMAIVDNEVVTVLDPVTGRLMGQQVMPEGSRVSWPRIAFTPNGKQVIVSSGSRLMRLDLARGDWIGQVDLDRAISLNQEFAVPASDFVLTDNRMLFHMPTQTDLCQYSGIESMAMVGKYAMVVVQASENGSLLPTEMPTPMAAQMLDRAMSDPESFVVHPGAKVSIDVTEIQPEYRDQVAIDLKAAATASGLVVDEWGTLVLKAKINGPRQDAINFTGHGSYIVTLYQSFVDLRSGDDLLIRRSDANLSPHMYFDNPRSLERAIEQLGKQPNLNIFSAIRFPKFMSLPEPSATTHANTTALTHAAFTSRGVSE; translated from the coding sequence ATGAAAACCTTGCTCCTGTGTCTGTCAATGATGTTATTCGGTTGTGTCACAACGTCTCCTCCGGTGATGTCCCAAGAGGCGTCCCTACGTTCGTGGACCGATATCACGGGGCGATTCAAAATCAACGGCCGGTTGATCGAAGTCCGTGATGGCGATGTCTTTCTGCAAGACTCGGCGGGAAAGACGATCAAGATCGCGGTGTCGCGTTTGAGCGTCGACGACCAGAAGTATCTCGAAGCAGGGGACAACCCGTTTCAGATGGTCGACGATGGCGAAGCCGTTGATTCGCCGACGGATAAACGAGCGGAATCCGGTTCAAGTCTGGGCACTTGGTCGTCGATTCGGAAAACCCGTTGGGATCGGGCTCGAGACATCGTGACGCTTGCGGCAACTCGTTGGAATCCGCCCGTGATTGACGCGGACCTAAGTTACATCCCCGTCCGAGCACCGCTGACTAAGAAGGCGAGCTTTCACGAGAAGTCGCACCCGATCGTGGTCAATGTCGCGATCGGCCGCGCGGTCATCGGTTACACAACGACGTTCGCGGTTCCGAAACCGCAAACGCGTTTATCGTTGATCGATTTGAAAACCGGTCGCAGCGTCCATTCGGATACCGTCGAAGCCGACATGCGTCCGATCGCGTTGTTGGACGACGGAACATCGATTGTCATGGCGGGCAACGCAAACGCTCGAGGAGAATTCGAAAAGAAAGACTCGATGGAAGTTTGGCAATTGGCCAACAAGCAACTCAAACGCTCTGGATCGTGGACTCCCTACCCAGATGATGATACTTCGTACAGTCGGAAAGCCGACGGTGAAATCAAATCGGGCGGCACTATCGATGCAGACTTGATATATACCGTGACCACGAAGGGCCACGTGGCGGTCTGGCGGATCGAGACGCAGTCGCCGGTGTGGCATGGTCGACTTCATTCCCAGTTTTTCGACATCGCACTCTCGACCGACCGGAAATTGATGGCGATCGTTGACAATGAAGTTGTGACCGTACTTGATCCGGTGACGGGCCGCTTGATGGGCCAGCAGGTGATGCCCGAGGGCAGTCGTGTGTCTTGGCCGCGGATCGCGTTCACGCCGAACGGGAAACAGGTGATCGTCAGCTCGGGAAGTCGGCTAATGCGACTGGATCTGGCCCGCGGCGATTGGATCGGACAGGTGGATTTGGATCGCGCGATTTCACTCAATCAGGAGTTCGCGGTGCCAGCGTCCGACTTTGTGCTGACCGACAATCGGATGCTGTTCCACATGCCCACGCAAACCGACCTTTGCCAATACTCCGGCATCGAATCGATGGCGATGGTCGGCAAGTATGCGATGGTGGTCGTGCAAGCGAGCGAAAACGGTTCGCTTTTGCCAACTGAAATGCCGACTCCGATGGCCGCCCAAATGCTTGACCGCGCGATGTCCGATCCCGAGTCGTTCGTGGTTCATCCGGGAGCGAAAGTTTCCATCGATGTGACAGAAATACAGCCCGAGTATCGTGACCAAGTAGCTATCGACCTGAAGGCGGCGGCCACTGCATCAGGCTTGGTCGTCGACGAATGGGGTACGTTGGTGTTGAAGGCAAAAATCAACGGTCCAAGACAAGACGCGATCAATTTTACGGGTCACGGATCTTACATCGTGACTCTGTATCAATCCTTCGTTGATCTGCGCTCAGGCGACGATCTGCTGATTCGTCGCAGCGACGCCAACTTGTCGCCCCACATGTATTTCGACAATCCACGTTCGCTCGAGCGGGCGATCGAACAACTGGGCAAACAACCGAATTTGAATATTTTTTCGGCGATACGCTTTCCGAAATTCATGTCGCTGCCCGAACCATCGGCAACGACCCATGCAAACACAACCGCGCTGACTCACGCTGCGTTTACCTCGCGGGGCGTATCGGAATAG
- a CDS encoding protein kinase domain-containing protein, producing the protein MAPQTTDPKTVTPNVVHAGLLGSILENPRWRDQLDGIPFDEKTIELSTQLLDEPTHPNWNLASAPNVQMETLEFAIDDTVSIDLPPDVGFVPRRQIANIGTASVEDTDYRIVGQLGAGGTGVVFQAHQRAVDREVAVKMLRAELAVKASSRERFLAEARVIGGLDHPNVIALHEVYADKAGALFYSMKCIDGTSWDKQIGELSPEQNMENLMRVADAIRYAHSRGLIHRDIKPENVMLGRFGEVLLADWGLAIHYGSTGERNDAQMSIGGTPAYMAPELASASAGDITFQTDVYLLGAILFQILAGKPPHSGKTLLECLQAAANNVLQPTDVEGELMDIALTAMATDPADRFDSVDAFVAAIKNQREHEQSARLVRRAIRQVANQDDAADAIDRYRDYGIADALLGEAIETWPDNQKAHEVRRRMQLEFARIATERGDFDLATNLYAAAGESESDEAEMVKFHRMRRDASQKAVSRYSTLFTHSPDAGLLVQVVSGKIVESNQAFAKLFGYTPDQVVGERIGELNLWVCPKRRTLMVDRVKQYGAVDDFEAQFYHTDGHTIDVLIGARVVEVQGEKMLVSTMRDISQRKVAENELKRSRARLRDLQRMAGLATWSYDVVTDSVTWNTEAFELAGRAREEGTPTKEEYLQMIHPDDRGRLQLALEMALESGAAYELSVRQKVAGGDYQYVLVRGQPILDDAGKTIEVYGIVVERPQRQVER; encoded by the coding sequence ATGGCTCCGCAAACGACCGATCCGAAAACCGTTACTCCGAACGTCGTTCACGCGGGTTTATTGGGCTCGATCCTGGAAAATCCCCGCTGGCGGGACCAGCTTGACGGGATCCCGTTTGACGAAAAGACGATCGAGCTATCGACGCAACTACTCGACGAACCGACCCACCCGAATTGGAATTTGGCGTCGGCGCCGAATGTCCAAATGGAAACGCTCGAGTTTGCGATCGACGATACGGTCTCGATCGATTTGCCACCGGATGTCGGCTTCGTTCCACGCCGCCAGATCGCCAACATCGGCACGGCATCGGTCGAAGACACCGACTATCGCATCGTCGGCCAATTGGGCGCAGGCGGGACAGGCGTCGTCTTTCAGGCTCACCAACGCGCCGTCGATCGTGAAGTCGCGGTCAAAATGTTGCGGGCTGAATTGGCGGTCAAGGCATCGTCGCGAGAACGTTTTCTGGCCGAGGCACGCGTCATTGGCGGACTCGACCATCCCAACGTGATCGCGTTACACGAAGTCTATGCTGACAAAGCGGGTGCCTTGTTCTATTCGATGAAGTGCATCGACGGCACGAGCTGGGACAAGCAGATCGGCGAACTTTCGCCCGAACAGAACATGGAAAATTTGATGCGGGTCGCTGACGCGATTCGCTACGCTCACTCGCGAGGTTTGATTCACCGCGACATCAAACCCGAAAACGTGATGTTGGGTCGATTTGGTGAAGTCTTGTTGGCCGATTGGGGTTTGGCGATCCATTATGGCAGCACCGGTGAACGCAATGACGCGCAGATGTCGATTGGTGGGACGCCCGCCTACATGGCGCCCGAGCTGGCGTCCGCATCGGCAGGCGACATCACGTTTCAAACCGACGTGTATTTACTGGGCGCGATTCTGTTCCAAATTTTAGCGGGCAAACCGCCGCACAGCGGCAAAACGTTATTGGAGTGCTTGCAGGCGGCCGCCAATAACGTTCTGCAACCCACTGACGTCGAAGGCGAATTGATGGACATCGCGTTGACCGCGATGGCAACCGATCCGGCCGATCGGTTTGACAGCGTCGACGCTTTTGTTGCCGCCATCAAAAATCAACGTGAACACGAACAAAGCGCGCGATTGGTCCGTCGCGCGATCCGGCAAGTTGCCAACCAAGACGACGCCGCCGATGCGATCGATCGATACCGTGACTACGGGATTGCCGACGCACTGTTGGGTGAAGCGATCGAGACCTGGCCCGACAACCAAAAGGCTCACGAAGTCCGCCGTCGCATGCAATTGGAATTCGCGAGGATCGCTACCGAACGAGGTGACTTTGATCTGGCGACCAACCTTTACGCTGCTGCCGGCGAATCGGAATCGGACGAAGCCGAGATGGTCAAGTTTCACCGGATGCGACGCGACGCCAGCCAGAAAGCAGTGTCTCGTTATTCAACGCTGTTCACCCATTCGCCCGATGCCGGCTTGCTGGTTCAAGTGGTGAGTGGAAAGATCGTCGAATCCAATCAAGCCTTTGCAAAGTTGTTCGGTTACACCCCCGATCAAGTTGTCGGCGAACGAATCGGCGAATTGAATCTATGGGTTTGCCCCAAACGCCGCACCCTGATGGTCGATCGCGTCAAACAGTACGGAGCCGTCGATGATTTTGAAGCCCAGTTCTATCACACCGATGGCCACACGATCGACGTGCTGATCGGCGCCCGCGTGGTCGAGGTTCAAGGCGAGAAAATGTTGGTGTCGACGATGCGTGACATCTCGCAACGGAAAGTCGCAGAAAACGAACTGAAGCGAAGTCGAGCTCGATTGCGAGACCTGCAACGAATGGCGGGCCTGGCGACATGGTCGTACGACGTCGTGACCGATTCGGTGACGTGGAACACCGAAGCGTTCGAATTGGCCGGCCGCGCTCGCGAAGAGGGTACGCCGACCAAAGAAGAATACCTGCAGATGATCCATCCCGATGACCGAGGACGACTGCAACTGGCGCTCGAAATGGCACTCGAATCAGGCGCCGCCTACGAATTATCCGTCCGCCAAAAAGTCGCCGGCGGTGACTATCAATACGTCCTGGTCCGCGGTCAACCGATCCTGGATGACGCAGGAAAGACGATCGAAGTGTACGGCATCGTCGTCGAAAGACCGCAGCGCCAAGTCGAACGGTAG
- a CDS encoding trans-sulfuration enzyme family protein, whose translation MTDPKHSFRTRAIHVGNAIDPATGAVVPPIHLASTFRQPGAGEWGEFDYSRSGNPTRTHLQTTLASLDGAAGALAFSTGMAAIHCVTMMLSAGDHVVAGCDMYGGAYRLLRKICNRSGIEVTLVDLTDLAAVKAAMTPKTRLVWGETIGNPRMTILDLKSVADIAHAKGAIFGVDNTFGTPALVRPIEHGVDIVMHSATKYLGGHSDCLGGTLASATKELHDQLYYIQNATGAVLDPLSCHLVARGLKTLDLRVREQSSTALKLATWLESHSQIKTVLYPGLESHPQHALAAKTLDGGFGAMVTFELDGSIERTAKVCESTKLFHLAVSLGAVESLIEQPATMSHASYDAADRARFGISDGLIRLSVGLESFDDLQDDLATAIG comes from the coding sequence ATGACCGACCCAAAACACTCCTTCCGTACCCGTGCCATTCACGTCGGAAACGCAATCGATCCGGCAACCGGTGCGGTCGTTCCGCCGATCCACTTGGCCAGTACGTTTCGCCAACCTGGCGCCGGCGAATGGGGCGAGTTCGACTATTCACGCAGCGGCAATCCGACGCGAACCCATTTGCAAACCACGCTCGCGTCGTTGGACGGTGCGGCCGGCGCGCTCGCCTTCTCGACCGGCATGGCCGCGATTCATTGTGTCACGATGATGTTGTCGGCCGGCGATCATGTCGTCGCCGGTTGTGACATGTACGGCGGCGCGTATCGGTTGTTGCGCAAAATTTGTAACCGCAGCGGCATCGAAGTCACGCTGGTCGACTTGACCGACCTGGCCGCTGTCAAAGCGGCGATGACGCCGAAGACTCGGTTGGTCTGGGGTGAAACGATCGGCAATCCGCGCATGACGATCCTGGACCTGAAATCGGTCGCCGACATCGCTCACGCAAAGGGAGCCATTTTTGGCGTCGACAATACGTTCGGGACACCGGCATTGGTGCGGCCCATCGAACATGGCGTCGACATCGTTATGCACTCGGCGACCAAGTACTTGGGCGGACACAGCGACTGCCTGGGCGGCACGTTGGCGTCGGCGACGAAAGAACTTCACGACCAACTGTATTACATCCAAAATGCGACCGGCGCAGTCTTGGATCCTCTGAGTTGCCATTTGGTGGCCCGTGGGTTGAAGACTCTTGATTTGCGAGTTCGTGAGCAATCGTCGACGGCATTGAAATTGGCCACTTGGTTGGAATCACATTCGCAGATCAAAACGGTGTTGTATCCCGGTTTGGAATCGCACCCCCAACACGCGTTGGCGGCGAAGACGCTTGACGGAGGCTTTGGTGCGATGGTGACGTTCGAATTGGACGGTTCGATCGAGCGGACCGCGAAAGTTTGTGAATCAACGAAGCTGTTCCACCTTGCCGTCAGCCTGGGGGCGGTTGAATCGTTGATCGAACAACCAGCGACGATGTCGCACGCCAGCTATGATGCCGCCGATCGCGCCCGGTTCGGCATTTCCGACGGTCTGATACGATTGTCGGTCGGCTTGGAGTCCTTTGATGACTTGCAGGACGATTTGGCAACAGCAATCGGATAG
- a CDS encoding efflux RND transporter permease subunit, which translates to MTDDERLRRRYLRQLKVGVVVLALLTIPAIVHSHAAIQSLFNRPADWVPDSLTEKAEFNDFLDHFSVAELIMVGWEESDLGSPSLDAAAAVLKPLCDETYDAQSDADVVAALPNPAPQWIANVRQACGTATPLHWAHSGTETLDQLMEATSLKRDSAVTRLQGTLVGPDGMQTALVVSIADKGLAKRRFLIPAIREMVAGLVDKEPTEIAVVGGPFEGAAVDSESIRSIQRFSPPSAVVAAVLCLLCLRSIPLTTAIVAVAVIGEGLVLAAVYYTGTPMNAILIVLPPLVFVLTVSAGIHLSNYYLDIVHEFPGVSRADAARRAMKAGVWPCALATGTTVIGLSSLMLVRLEPVRVFGGVASLGVTLTLLLLILILPGAMVLTKPRESKIKQENEKPNGLRAFAANWMRRRLARPWPMIIFFLILAAGLSIGLGRLESTVNVPRMFLPDSDIRRQYDWVEKHIGPTVTGELLLTFPLLVEDDDPLERLAVVAKAHSAVLDQGAVGGALSAMTFVPPISGGRSLSATAQRSVVRKLIRDPDSSLGRLGFIARDGEREIWRISIRMPQSESLDMGSQIEVIESTVADQMQALAGRDIVLPGDVTLTGSIVIVQKSQEILLRDLFRSFVAAFGFIALVMILMLRSIVGGLIAMVPNLFPTIALFGLMGLIRLPLDIGSVMSASVALGIAVDDTVHLLSRFGSRRARGLGQIRAAFGALSQCGWAMFQTTLVCGTSLMAYWFSDFVPTSNFALLMFGLLTMALMGVVFLLPAMMSSVLGRWLAHTIGADPTASVYADEPAEDSPADVRRMQTHQESRRR; encoded by the coding sequence ATGACGGACGACGAACGACTGAGACGGCGATATCTTCGCCAATTGAAGGTCGGCGTTGTCGTCTTGGCACTTCTTACAATTCCCGCGATCGTGCATTCGCACGCTGCGATCCAATCACTGTTCAACCGTCCGGCCGATTGGGTTCCCGATTCGTTGACCGAAAAGGCTGAGTTCAATGATTTTTTGGACCATTTTTCAGTCGCCGAACTGATCATGGTCGGTTGGGAAGAATCCGACTTGGGTTCACCCTCGTTGGACGCGGCTGCGGCGGTACTGAAGCCGTTGTGCGACGAAACGTACGACGCCCAATCCGATGCCGACGTTGTCGCGGCACTGCCGAATCCGGCGCCACAGTGGATTGCCAACGTTCGCCAAGCTTGTGGAACCGCGACGCCGCTGCACTGGGCGCACAGTGGCACCGAGACGCTCGATCAATTGATGGAAGCGACCAGCTTGAAGCGCGATTCGGCAGTGACTCGGTTGCAAGGAACCTTGGTCGGACCCGATGGCATGCAAACGGCCTTGGTCGTCTCGATTGCCGACAAGGGACTCGCCAAACGTCGATTTCTCATCCCCGCGATCCGTGAAATGGTGGCCGGGCTGGTCGACAAAGAGCCCACCGAGATCGCCGTCGTCGGCGGCCCATTCGAAGGCGCCGCCGTTGATTCCGAAAGCATTCGTTCGATCCAACGTTTCTCTCCTCCGTCGGCCGTCGTCGCCGCCGTGCTGTGTCTGTTGTGCTTGCGCTCGATTCCGTTGACGACCGCGATCGTGGCCGTTGCCGTGATCGGCGAAGGGTTGGTGTTGGCCGCCGTTTATTACACCGGCACACCGATGAACGCGATTTTGATTGTGTTGCCGCCGCTGGTGTTTGTGTTGACGGTTTCCGCCGGCATTCACCTGAGCAATTACTACTTAGACATCGTTCATGAGTTTCCCGGCGTGTCGCGCGCCGATGCGGCAAGGCGAGCGATGAAGGCCGGCGTGTGGCCGTGTGCGCTTGCCACGGGAACGACGGTGATCGGTCTCAGTTCGTTGATGCTGGTCCGGTTGGAACCGGTGCGCGTCTTCGGGGGTGTGGCATCGCTTGGCGTGACGTTGACGCTGTTGCTGCTGATCTTGATCTTGCCAGGCGCGATGGTTTTGACGAAACCTCGGGAATCGAAGATCAAACAAGAAAACGAAAAACCGAACGGACTTCGCGCCTTCGCCGCCAATTGGATGCGCCGCCGATTGGCCAGACCATGGCCGATGATTATCTTCTTTTTGATTCTAGCCGCCGGCTTGTCCATCGGTCTGGGACGATTGGAAAGCACCGTCAACGTGCCGCGCATGTTCTTGCCCGACAGTGACATCCGCCGCCAATACGATTGGGTCGAAAAGCACATCGGGCCCACCGTGACGGGCGAGTTGTTGTTGACGTTCCCTCTACTGGTCGAAGACGATGACCCGCTGGAACGATTGGCGGTCGTTGCCAAGGCGCATTCGGCGGTGCTGGATCAAGGCGCGGTCGGCGGGGCATTGTCGGCGATGACATTTGTGCCGCCCATCTCAGGCGGCCGCAGTTTGTCGGCCACTGCCCAGCGCAGTGTCGTTCGGAAACTGATTCGCGATCCCGATTCGTCGCTGGGACGATTGGGATTCATCGCCCGCGACGGCGAACGCGAGATTTGGCGGATCAGCATTCGGATGCCTCAGTCTGAATCGTTGGACATGGGCAGCCAAATCGAGGTGATCGAATCAACGGTCGCCGACCAGATGCAAGCCTTGGCAGGAAGGGACATCGTGTTACCCGGCGACGTCACGCTGACCGGCAGTATCGTGATCGTTCAAAAGTCGCAAGAAATTTTGTTGCGAGATTTGTTCCGCAGCTTTGTGGCCGCGTTCGGTTTTATCGCGTTGGTGATGATCTTGATGCTGCGCAGCATCGTCGGCGGACTGATCGCGATGGTGCCCAATCTGTTTCCGACGATCGCCTTGTTCGGATTGATGGGGTTGATCCGGTTGCCGTTGGACATCGGTTCAGTCATGTCGGCTAGCGTCGCATTGGGCATCGCGGTCGACGACACCGTTCACCTGCTCAGCCGATTCGGTTCGCGTCGCGCCCGTGGGCTAGGCCAGATTCGTGCGGCCTTTGGCGCGCTGTCCCAATGCGGTTGGGCGATGTTCCAAACCACACTCGTGTGCGGCACGTCGCTGATGGCGTATTGGTTCAGCGATTTCGTACCGACCAGCAACTTCGCGTTGTTGATGTTCGGCTTGCTAACGATGGCGTTGATGGGCGTCGTTTTTCTGTTGCCGGCAATGATGTCCAGCGTGCTGGGGCGTTGGCTGGCACACACGATCGGCGCTGACCCGACCGCCAGTGTGTATGCCGACGAACCGGCCGAAGATTCGCCCGCCGACGTGCGCAGGATGCAGACTCACCAAGAAAGCCGTCGGCGATGA
- a CDS encoding trans-sulfuration enzyme family protein — protein MSIDRDSYLSSDSVCGDDAPPPHLVERADDRPTFSGHGLSTQSVHGGEQRQKPEGSITQPIFTTSTYTFESTADLLRFVKGEDIREEYGRYGSPNEKSVEAKLAALENAEDAIVYSSGMAAIVGLFMTKLESGDEIVFFDQCYHRSREFCSKHLARYGVVTHQVPTGDFAAMEAAINDRTKMIVSESPTNPHLTCIDLEKFVAIGKANEVETLIDATLATPYNLRPIDFGVDYVWHSATKYLGGHNDLLAGSIAGRRELLDPVRKLRGVLGSVNSAHNLYLLERGMKTFELRMQRHNENGLRIAEFLEAHPRVERVYYPGLASHPTHAIAAAQMRGFGGLITFTVKGADWEATARVVDAAKIARIAPSLGGVETLIEQPLVMSYYHCTPEERVRFGIDDNMIRLSCGIENTEDLIADLKQALDA, from the coding sequence ATGTCTATTGATCGTGATTCTTACCTGTCGTCCGACTCGGTTTGTGGAGACGACGCACCCCCGCCGCACCTGGTGGAACGGGCGGACGACCGGCCCACCTTTTCGGGACACGGCCTTTCCACACAAAGTGTCCACGGCGGGGAGCAACGTCAAAAGCCGGAAGGGTCGATCACCCAGCCGATCTTTACGACGTCGACTTACACGTTCGAGTCGACCGCGGATCTGCTTCGCTTTGTCAAAGGCGAAGACATTCGCGAGGAATACGGTCGCTATGGCAGCCCCAACGAGAAGAGCGTCGAAGCCAAGTTGGCGGCGCTCGAAAACGCCGAAGATGCCATCGTCTATTCGTCCGGCATGGCGGCCATCGTTGGTCTGTTCATGACGAAGCTGGAAAGTGGCGACGAGATCGTTTTCTTTGACCAGTGCTATCACCGCAGCCGCGAATTTTGTTCCAAGCACTTGGCCCGCTACGGCGTTGTGACGCATCAGGTTCCGACCGGCGACTTTGCCGCGATGGAAGCGGCGATCAACGACCGAACCAAGATGATCGTCAGCGAGTCGCCGACCAACCCGCACCTGACCTGCATCGACTTGGAAAAGTTCGTCGCGATCGGCAAAGCGAACGAAGTCGAAACGTTGATCGATGCCACGTTGGCGACGCCCTACAACTTGCGACCGATCGACTTTGGCGTCGACTATGTTTGGCATTCGGCGACGAAGTACTTGGGCGGCCACAACGATCTGCTGGCCGGTTCGATCGCCGGTCGTCGCGAATTGCTGGACCCGGTACGAAAGCTTCGCGGTGTGCTGGGCAGCGTGAACTCGGCCCATAATCTGTACTTGCTCGAACGAGGCATGAAGACGTTCGAGTTGCGGATGCAACGTCACAACGAAAACGGCCTCCGTATCGCCGAGTTCTTGGAAGCTCACCCGCGCGTCGAACGCGTTTACTATCCCGGCCTGGCTTCGCATCCGACGCACGCCATCGCGGCCGCCCAGATGCGTGGCTTCGGCGGATTGATCACGTTCACGGTGAAGGGTGCCGATTGGGAAGCGACTGCACGCGTCGTCGACGCAGCCAAGATCGCTCGCATCGCGCCGAGTCTGGGTGGAGTCGAAACGTTGATCGAGCAACCTTTGGTGATGAGCTATTACCACTGCACACCCGAAGAACGCGTACGATTCGGGATCGACGACAACATGATTCGATTGTCGTGCGGCATCGAGAATACCGAAGACTTGATCGCCGACTTGAAGCAAGCCCTCGACGCGTAA